The following are encoded in a window of candidate division WOR-3 bacterium genomic DNA:
- a CDS encoding sulfide-dependent adenosine diphosphate thiazole synthase — MKEKKITEIIVKNHFTHLLNALENDVIIAGGGPSSLVAGYYLAKAGKKVTILEKKLSLGGGTWGGGMGFKFAVVEEACLPILSEMGIRYTKEEDDLYSVDSIELASGLIFNAIKAGAEIFNLISVEDLVVRDNRVRGVVINGSPIEIAKLHVDPITLMAKAVVDATGHDLEVVKVLLRKNGVKLNTETGDIIGERSMDAEEGERITIEKTGEVYPGLYVVGMAACACFGGPRMGPIFGGMLISGKKLAETLIKSL; from the coding sequence ATGAAGGAGAAGAAGATCACAGAAATCATAGTCAAAAACCATTTTACACACCTTTTAAATGCCCTGGAAAATGATGTGATTATTGCAGGAGGTGGTCCCTCATCCCTTGTGGCGGGCTACTACCTCGCCAAGGCCGGGAAAAAGGTCACCATTCTTGAAAAGAAACTGTCCCTTGGTGGGGGAACCTGGGGAGGAGGAATGGGCTTCAAGTTTGCCGTTGTAGAGGAGGCCTGCCTGCCCATTCTTAGCGAAATGGGGATCAGATACACAAAGGAAGAAGACGACCTTTACTCCGTTGATTCTATAGAACTGGCCAGTGGATTGATCTTCAACGCCATAAAAGCAGGTGCAGAAATTTTTAACCTCATTTCGGTGGAAGATTTAGTGGTAAGGGATAACAGGGTTCGCGGGGTTGTAATAAATGGTTCTCCCATCGAGATTGCCAAACTCCATGTAGATCCCATTACACTTATGGCAAAGGCAGTGGTTGATGCCACGGGGCACGACCTTGAGGTAGTGAAGGTATTACTCAGGAAAAATGGGGTGAAATTAAATACAGAAACCGGTGACATTATAGGAGAAAGGTCCATGGATGCCGAGGAGGGAGAAAGGATTACCATCGAGAAAACGGGAGAAGTATATCCAGGCCTTTACGTCGTAGGAATGGCAGCCTGTGCTTGCTTTGGCGGACCAAGGATGGGACCAATTTTTGGGGGAATGCTAATCTCGGGTAAAAAACTGGCAGAGACGCTTATTAAAAGCCTATGA
- the thiC gene encoding phosphomethylpyrimidine synthase ThiC — MGETLIETLRSGKIPEKFVEICKKEKVDPSLLAQEVASGTAVVVGYRTGRNPFILSKYTRTKVNANIGTSTNRSSLTEELEKLKAALDAGADAVMDLSLSDDLKIIRKKILENSTVPVGTVPIYEAATQARIKRGAVVRLDVEEIFDIIEQQMEEGVDFMTIHAGVTKELVMELKKHPRLEGIVSRGGAILSAYIKTYNKENPLFEHFDRLLKLAKKYDVVLSLGDGMRPGAIKDAGDYFEVGEQKVLGELVLRAREAGVMTIVEGPGHVPLHMVREAVERMKKLNHGAPLYLLGPVVTDIAPGFDHITGAIGGALAAWAGVEFLCYVTPAEHLGLPTVEDVKLGVIAARIAGHAADIAKGIKEADKWDEEMSRARKDLDWDTMMALSIHPETSRRLRLEKSGEGPCTMCGEYCVFLINGD, encoded by the coding sequence ATGGGGGAGACCTTAATTGAAACTCTAAGATCGGGTAAAATCCCTGAAAAATTTGTCGAAATCTGCAAAAAAGAAAAAGTGGACCCTAGCCTACTGGCCCAGGAAGTGGCCTCTGGAACGGCAGTAGTCGTTGGATACCGCACTGGTAGAAACCCTTTTATCCTTTCCAAATACACTCGAACCAAAGTAAATGCAAACATAGGGACAAGTACAAACAGATCAAGCCTAACGGAGGAACTGGAAAAGTTGAAAGCAGCCCTCGATGCCGGTGCCGATGCCGTTATGGATCTTTCACTATCCGACGACCTCAAAATCATAAGAAAGAAAATCCTTGAAAACTCCACGGTGCCTGTGGGGACCGTCCCTATCTACGAGGCTGCAACGCAGGCACGAATTAAGCGGGGGGCCGTTGTAAGACTGGATGTAGAAGAGATTTTCGATATCATCGAACAGCAAATGGAAGAAGGTGTTGACTTTATGACTATTCACGCAGGTGTTACAAAGGAACTGGTGATGGAACTTAAGAAACATCCAAGACTTGAAGGTATCGTTTCTCGAGGAGGAGCCATACTTTCTGCCTATATAAAAACTTACAACAAAGAAAATCCCCTTTTTGAACATTTTGATAGGTTACTAAAATTGGCAAAAAAGTATGATGTTGTACTTTCTCTGGGAGACGGCATGAGGCCAGGGGCAATCAAAGATGCTGGGGACTACTTTGAAGTTGGTGAGCAGAAGGTCCTCGGAGAACTGGTCTTAAGGGCAAGAGAAGCTGGTGTTATGACCATTGTGGAAGGCCCTGGACACGTTCCCCTGCACATGGTAAGAGAGGCAGTGGAGAGGATGAAAAAATTGAATCATGGTGCCCCTCTTTACCTTCTTGGACCAGTTGTAACTGACATAGCCCCAGGCTTTGACCACATCACCGGTGCCATAGGAGGCGCCTTAGCTGCCTGGGCCGGTGTTGAATTCCTGTGCTACGTAACCCCCGCTGAGCACCTCGGACTCCCAACGGTCGAAGACGTGAAACTGGGGGTAATTGCTGCAAGGATTGCAGGACATGCGGCTGATATCGCTAAGGGTATTAAAGAGGCCGATAAATGGGACGAAGAAATGTCCAGAGCGAGAAAAGACCTGGACTGGGATACAATGATGGCTTTATCTATCCATCCGGAAACTTCGAGAAGATTAAGGCTCGAAAAGTCAGGTGAAGGTCCTTGCACGATGTGCGGTGAATACTGTGTGTTTCTCATTAACGGAGATTAA
- a CDS encoding asparagine synthetase A encodes MLKFEIFEHLKDEKVKKAVRVQSLIVKILRDYLHEKGFSEILPVVISRVTDPLSEVKNSVSFEIYGQYYQLTKSMIFHKRMALYSLDKIFTFSPNVRIEEEKKSSTRRHLVEFVQLDLEMRNARMEDVMRIAEDMLCYLFDRLKEEAKDELSYFGRELPELKTPFPVYEFEEVYSRYGEDYENILSTNSTHLVWVVHFPETRREFYYKTIPGTNKMADFDLLYPYGYGEAISGGEREDNKDNVIRKLKDKDADYLKDFYLKLLDAGVPPSSGFGIGIERLTMFVCGLDHIIYTKLFPKLPVKEVQFI; translated from the coding sequence ATGTTAAAGTTTGAAATCTTTGAGCATTTAAAAGACGAAAAGGTAAAAAAGGCGGTCAGGGTTCAATCCCTGATTGTAAAAATTTTAAGAGATTATTTACACGAAAAAGGGTTTTCAGAAATCCTTCCCGTAGTAATCTCAAGGGTAACAGACCCATTGTCAGAGGTCAAAAACTCTGTATCCTTCGAGATTTATGGGCAATACTATCAACTTACAAAGAGTATGATTTTCCACAAAAGGATGGCCCTCTACAGCCTCGACAAGATTTTTACCTTTTCACCCAACGTAAGAATCGAAGAAGAAAAGAAGAGTTCAACCCGCAGGCACCTTGTGGAATTTGTCCAGTTAGATCTGGAAATGAGAAATGCAAGAATGGAGGATGTAATGAGAATAGCTGAAGATATGCTATGTTATCTCTTCGATAGGCTTAAAGAAGAGGCAAAAGACGAACTCTCCTACTTTGGCAGAGAGCTACCAGAACTTAAAACTCCATTCCCCGTTTACGAATTTGAAGAAGTTTATTCGCGATATGGTGAAGATTATGAAAACATACTATCGACAAATTCTACTCATCTTGTTTGGGTTGTCCATTTCCCTGAAACAAGACGAGAATTCTATTACAAAACAATCCCTGGGACAAACAAAATGGCCGACTTCGACCTCTTGTATCCTTATGGATACGGAGAGGCAATTTCTGGGGGCGAAAGGGAGGACAACAAAGATAACGTTATTAGGAAGTTAAAAGACAAAGATGCAGACTACCTCAAAGATTTTTACTTAAAACTTCTGGACGCAGGAGTGCCTCCATCCAGTGGATTTGGAATCGGTATCGAGAGGCTCACCATGTTTGTTTGTGGACTTGACCATATTATTTATACAAAGCTTTTTCCCAAATTGCCTGTTAAGGAAGTTCAATTCATTTAA
- a CDS encoding DUF2207 domain-containing protein: MKLFIAFLLSWYIKEFNVILKLSEENLLKVEETITVDFQSELRHGIYRTIPIKFRNSELPIKIISAGCVDHKETQWTWRKGTDYITIRIGDPEKYITGIVKYYIHYEVKYSVFDSLDFQYFIWNVTGNNWDVPINSVLCKVTLPILPSEFHAYTGLWGERKEDVKIAFDSSQKYLYFATTKPLGPYEGFTILLKFPPNTFKVQSKISKLLSFLLNIWPLLIPVVAFFILLLEWYKRGRDPYTGTIVVQYDPPEDLTPSESGTIFDEKVDPRDITAEIVSLILNGYIKIEEGEKREIILTRLKDCDDNLKPHQCAILKSLFKPEYAKEDGKIVKLSDLKNRYYQEFAKIRDEIYESLTKGGYFREDPQTVKTHYYAIGFIISFGIAVIGLLSLQSAPTRFITAIFSSFLNFIVFSFFGRIMVAKTIKGAEALRYLRGLREFIHTVERERLKLFALDNPEMFKKLLPYAIAFGEEEKWGKVFDEIFEEIKERAGIGYMRVHSFVPTMAYLNSTLYSIPHSSGGSHGGGFSGGFSGGGAGGGGGGAW; encoded by the coding sequence ATGAAACTTTTCATTGCCTTTCTTTTATCCTGGTACATAAAAGAGTTTAACGTTATCCTTAAGCTTTCTGAGGAGAACCTTCTGAAGGTAGAGGAAACTATTACCGTAGACTTCCAAAGTGAACTCAGACATGGAATCTACAGAACTATTCCCATTAAATTTAGAAACAGCGAACTTCCTATAAAAATCATCTCGGCAGGATGCGTAGACCATAAGGAAACCCAGTGGACCTGGAGAAAAGGTACAGATTATATCACTATAAGAATTGGCGATCCAGAAAAGTACATCACTGGTATCGTTAAATATTACATCCACTACGAGGTGAAATACTCTGTCTTTGACAGCCTTGACTTCCAATATTTTATCTGGAATGTCACAGGGAATAACTGGGATGTGCCAATCAACTCCGTTTTATGTAAAGTTACATTACCTATCCTGCCTTCAGAGTTCCACGCTTACACCGGTCTGTGGGGTGAGAGGAAAGAGGATGTAAAAATAGCTTTTGATAGCTCTCAGAAATATCTCTACTTTGCCACCACAAAACCCCTTGGGCCTTATGAAGGCTTCACAATCCTGCTAAAATTCCCTCCGAACACTTTTAAAGTACAGAGCAAAATTTCAAAACTCTTAAGTTTTCTTCTAAATATCTGGCCATTACTTATACCCGTAGTTGCCTTCTTTATTCTCCTTTTAGAATGGTACAAACGGGGTAGAGATCCCTATACCGGTACCATTGTCGTCCAATACGATCCCCCTGAGGACCTCACCCCCTCCGAAAGTGGAACCATCTTCGACGAAAAGGTGGATCCACGGGACATAACTGCTGAAATAGTTTCCTTAATCCTAAATGGCTACATCAAAATAGAGGAAGGCGAAAAAAGGGAGATAATTCTCACAAGGTTAAAGGACTGCGACGATAATCTTAAACCCCATCAGTGCGCCATTTTAAAAAGCCTTTTTAAACCAGAGTATGCAAAGGAAGATGGCAAAATTGTAAAATTATCAGATCTTAAAAATCGCTATTATCAGGAGTTTGCAAAAATCCGCGATGAGATCTACGAAAGCCTTACTAAAGGAGGTTACTTCAGGGAAGACCCACAGACTGTTAAAACCCACTATTACGCCATCGGTTTTATAATCTCCTTCGGAATAGCAGTCATAGGACTACTTTCTTTACAGTCTGCGCCTACCCGCTTTATCACTGCAATTTTCTCATCCTTTTTGAACTTCATTGTCTTTTCCTTTTTCGGCAGAATAATGGTTGCTAAAACTATTAAAGGTGCAGAAGCTTTAAGGTACCTGAGAGGGCTTAGAGAATTCATCCATACCGTCGAGAGGGAAAGGCTTAAACTCTTTGCCCTTGATAATCCAGAAATGTTTAAAAAACTACTCCCTTATGCCATAGCCTTCGGAGAAGAGGAAAAATGGGGTAAGGTTTTTGATGAAATCTTTGAAGAGATAAAGGAAAGGGCTGGCATTGGCTACATGAGGGTACACTCCTTCGTGCCCACAATGGCCTACCTTAA
- the thiM gene encoding hydroxyethylthiazole kinase, translating into MEIRERAQKALENIKKFNPLIHNITNYVAANFQANVLLAIGASPVMAHSEDEVEDMVTISDALVLNIGTLSKSIVNSMIIAGIRAKELKKPVILDPVGAGATKFRNNAIEKILSEVKVDIIRGNASEIGAICGIEGNTKGVDSIMKPEEVLKSAIEFSNKTGIVVVISGATDYIVSGEEVIKCYNGVPLLGKITGSGCAVTSIIGAFSAVEENKAFASLFGLGLFGIAGEIAFANAKGPGSFYSFLIDSLYNITPDVFMKKLKFDIQRSQS; encoded by the coding sequence ATGGAAATAAGGGAAAGAGCCCAAAAAGCCCTCGAAAATATCAAAAAATTCAATCCTCTTATTCACAATATCACAAACTATGTGGCGGCCAACTTCCAGGCCAATGTTCTACTGGCTATTGGCGCCTCACCCGTTATGGCCCACTCCGAAGATGAAGTGGAAGACATGGTTACTATTTCCGATGCCCTCGTCCTCAATATCGGCACTCTCTCAAAAAGTATCGTAAATTCAATGATAATTGCCGGTATAAGAGCAAAGGAGCTTAAGAAGCCCGTGATCCTTGACCCCGTCGGTGCAGGAGCAACAAAGTTCAGAAATAACGCGATTGAAAAAATATTAAGCGAAGTAAAAGTAGACATCATAAGGGGTAATGCCTCCGAAATCGGAGCTATCTGCGGTATAGAAGGCAATACCAAGGGCGTTGATTCCATAATGAAACCGGAAGAGGTGCTGAAGTCCGCCATCGAATTTAGTAATAAAACAGGGATCGTAGTGGTGATATCCGGGGCAACAGACTATATTGTAAGCGGAGAGGAAGTGATTAAATGCTACAATGGGGTACCTTTGCTCGGAAAGATAACTGGTTCCGGTTGTGCAGTAACATCCATCATCGGGGCCTTTTCAGCCGTGGAGGAGAATAAAGCCTTTGCTTCTCTCTTTGGTCTCGGGCTCTTTGGTATAGCGGGAGAAATTGCTTTCGCAAACGCCAAAGGCCCTGGAAGTTTTTATTCCTTTTTAATCGACAGCCTGTACAATATAACACCAGATGTATTTATGAAAAAATTAAAATTTGACATACAAAGGAGTCAATCATGA
- a CDS encoding glutamine synthetase family protein, producing MQGFVFYNKEEVLEFLKEHPEVKFCRFLFVDVLGRLLSFTVPSKEVEDAFNNGKGFDGSSVEGFVRIFESDLIFIPDPKTFRVLPWKYELGGEVWYEALMFGDIFDSEGSRFEGDSRYILIKTLEKLKETGTPYIGPEIEFFLFENDKSTKLLDSGGYFYSGKWGELRKLAMIYLDKMGISVECDHHEVAPSQHEIDLKYSHALEIADGIMLTKYVLKRIAERLGLYVSFMPKPIINLPGNGMHLHISLFKDGENLFYSSSGLSDFGKRFAMGLIKYGKEIQLVLNQWVNSYKRLRPGYEAPCYLAWGTKNRSLYIRVPNFKKENKNSYRIELRSPDPACNPYLAFALILSAGIKGVEEGIQISAPQQVNVYELSEEERRSRGIENLSANLKDALEHFKSSKLCREVLGDHIYQKLIENKEKEWEVYVSEVGLRYENEVSKYELEKYLPIL from the coding sequence ATGCAGGGCTTTGTCTTTTATAACAAAGAAGAGGTCCTTGAATTTTTAAAGGAACATCCTGAAGTAAAATTCTGCCGGTTCCTCTTCGTTGACGTCCTTGGGAGACTTTTAAGCTTCACGGTTCCTTCAAAGGAGGTCGAAGATGCCTTCAACAATGGCAAAGGATTTGATGGAAGTTCCGTTGAAGGATTTGTAAGGATCTTTGAATCGGATCTTATTTTTATTCCAGATCCGAAGACCTTCAGGGTGTTACCGTGGAAGTACGAACTGGGCGGTGAAGTCTGGTACGAGGCTTTAATGTTCGGCGATATTTTTGACTCTGAAGGTAGTAGATTTGAGGGCGACTCAAGATACATTTTAATCAAAACCCTTGAAAAATTAAAGGAAACTGGAACCCCTTACATCGGCCCTGAAATTGAGTTCTTCCTCTTTGAAAACGACAAAAGCACTAAACTTTTAGATTCAGGAGGATACTTTTACAGCGGTAAGTGGGGTGAACTGAGAAAACTTGCCATGATATACCTGGATAAAATGGGGATCTCCGTGGAGTGCGACCACCATGAGGTGGCCCCGAGTCAGCATGAAATAGACCTAAAGTACAGCCATGCTTTAGAGATTGCCGATGGGATAATGCTGACAAAATACGTGCTAAAAAGGATAGCAGAAAGGCTTGGCCTTTATGTTTCCTTTATGCCTAAACCGATCATCAATCTTCCTGGAAATGGCATGCACCTTCATATTTCCCTTTTTAAAGATGGAGAGAATCTTTTTTACTCTTCCTCTGGGCTTTCTGACTTCGGAAAACGATTTGCTATGGGTCTTATAAAGTACGGAAAAGAAATTCAACTGGTCTTAAACCAGTGGGTAAACTCCTACAAAAGGCTAAGGCCCGGGTATGAAGCCCCTTGCTACTTAGCCTGGGGAACCAAAAACCGTTCACTTTATATCAGAGTCCCAAATTTTAAGAAAGAAAACAAGAATTCTTATAGAATTGAACTCCGAAGTCCGGACCCTGCCTGTAACCCGTATCTTGCCTTCGCATTGATACTAAGCGCGGGGATTAAGGGTGTTGAAGAGGGGATACAAATTTCAGCACCTCAGCAAGTTAACGTTTACGAGCTTTCAGAAGAAGAAAGGAGATCCCGAGGTATAGAGAATCTTAGTGCGAATTTAAAAGATGCCCTCGAACATTTTAAGTCCAGTAAACTTTGTAGAGAGGTTCTTGGGGATCATATATATCAAAAACTAATCGAAAATAAAGAAAAAGAATGGGAAGTTTATGTCAGCGAGGTAGGCTTACGTTACGAAAACGAGGTTAGCAAATATGAATTAGAAAAATACCTGCCCATTTTATAA
- the thiE gene encoding thiamine phosphate synthase: MKDILKLYLIADYLYFDENFYNKVKAAIDGGVTAVQFRFKGVDDGPAYEIAKNLKEICAEKGVAFFVNNRPDFAILLDADGVHVGQDDLPVLEVKRIVSGKIVGISAGNSDEYEKVKNMPFDYLSFGSVFATPTKPDAGEPIGLEGLKRLVEITPDVPKIAIGGISEENALSVMRTGVCGIAVSSAIMKSSNPYDSARRLREIVEEGLKR; this comes from the coding sequence ATGAAGGACATATTAAAACTTTACCTCATTGCCGATTATCTTTACTTTGACGAAAACTTCTACAATAAAGTTAAAGCGGCTATCGACGGTGGTGTGACCGCAGTTCAATTTAGATTCAAGGGCGTTGATGATGGTCCCGCTTATGAAATTGCAAAGAATTTGAAGGAAATTTGTGCCGAAAAAGGTGTTGCCTTTTTTGTCAACAATAGGCCCGATTTTGCCATTCTCCTCGATGCCGACGGAGTCCATGTGGGGCAGGACGACTTACCAGTCTTAGAAGTCAAAAGAATTGTCTCTGGAAAAATCGTTGGCATTTCCGCGGGGAATAGCGACGAGTATGAAAAAGTCAAAAATATGCCTTTCGATTATCTGAGTTTCGGGTCCGTTTTTGCAACACCTACCAAACCCGATGCAGGAGAACCTATTGGTTTAGAAGGTCTTAAAAGACTCGTGGAAATTACACCCGATGTTCCAAAGATTGCCATTGGGGGTATCAGCGAGGAAAACGCCCTTAGTGTAATGAGAACAGGAGTTTGTGGCATCGCCGTTTCTAGTGCCATAATGAAATCTTCGAACCCTTACGATTCTGCAAGAAGGCTGAGAGAAATTGTTGAAGAAGGACTGAAAAGGTAA